The window TTCTTGCAGTCTCTTTAAGAGACACTGTCGTTGAATTGTTTAAATCCTTCAACGGTGTCGATATCCTTTgaattatcgatagtttcagTTTTATTGATTTTGATTTCTTTCGAAATGACAGTCGTATTACATTCATTCAATTCACTCTCCGTGGTAGTTCCTACAATTTTCTGAGCCTCAAACTCGTACTTTTCGGTACTAGCGTAATCTTCCTCTATGCTTGATTTATGGTTAGGTGGGACAGTGATGGTTTCATCCGGGTTTTCGTTTTCACCTAATCTTGAAAAATCGTTTgtcttttgtaatatttttatttcgtctttGTTATCGAGAAAAGTTTCTTGATATCGTGTGGCAGCAAGATTAGATCTTTCATTATCCTGATCCATGAACTTTGATTGTTCTACAGCTAAATGTTTGGCTATCGTTTCTAAAGGTGACCATACTTTATCCACGAATTGTTGTCGATCTTCTGGTGCCATGGATTCCGATCTGTGAATAATATCGTACCTAAAACCAAATGATAAAGCTTAAGTATTGTTTTTACAAtgctattataataattatacttaaaaatatatagtGTAGTAGTTAGAaatagaataattttcatttaaatttttcaaaaaatgtttTCAAGCAATGCTTCTTTATTTTAGTTaactgttatttttatattacggCATTAATAACTCTTATCCTCGTTGTCTGACAATATATCAACTGAtgtcatttcttttttcgcagttaataaaatacattaatgCATATATTTCAGGAGGCAATCTTGCAAGGATCGTTGAAGAGAATTTACGATGAATAATTTTCGAATCGATCGTTTATACCTTGAATTTAGTCGATGATATTTCACGTGGTTGTCTTTAACGAGTCGTCGAACATTTTCGACAAGATTTTTTCACCTATCGACGTCGCACGTTCAGTGAAAGTTCTCCGCATGAATTTACCGATCTTCCCAACGATTCCGCAGATAAATACAACGTAGAACGAAGCCAGGATCGCCATTGTAACTATTCCACGATCCATCGCACGATATGGTTTACAGGGAAATCGCGTTTCGTCGATTGAGAATAAATCTAGGTGGATTCGCGAAAGCGATCCGTGAGTCTTATGTAATCGAAAGTAAGGAAGATCGTCTTCGATACAAGAACGTAGACACCGTGGGTGAAAAATTTGCACACAGAAATTTTTACGTAATCGCCGAGTCGGAAATGTGGAAATGttatttatgtttcattttGAGCAAAActgaatataatttattttgtactttaaTGTGACTTcttaagaaaaatatcatatttctGGCACgtcaatatattttctattttgacTAGAATAAGCTGTCTCAAAAAGTAAATTTATAGTGTCTAATTCTGGTGCAGTCCTCAAATATCTATGTCCAAATCTTACTCTTGTTTGAACAAGGGAAATGTTCAAAAAATACTTTGATGTACATTTAAAACGGGAAATCACGTAAATAACATACAATAACGATTTTTCCGTGTTTTCCTCAAACTTAAAAAGTTTGTTAAGAATAAGAAACACAACCGGATCTAATATCATTTAAAGAACGCAACATGGTTATCAGcttgttttatgtattttaaaatttcacctGCTCATCTTGCTCTTTTTTCTTGGATATAGATTCAAATGGAATATCATTTGCtgtctttcttcttcgtcgGTCATTGCCTGATTGTGAGTAGACATTCCCATCAATGATTGCGGGAGTGGAGAATGAAACTTCAGCCCTCTGTTATACTGAATCGGCCTTCGCAGTTCGTAATCGTCCATAGGCACTTGTTTCGGCCTGTTTGCCTTTTTATTTTGCTCTGTAATGTCAGTGATGGGATAAATGTCCAACATAACACTGAATGGCTGCGGTTTCCGCTTCTTTCCGTAATTACTCGGATATGAAGCTGGATTTTCGTACATGGATTCAATCGACGTCGGTTTATAATAATTAGATGGCCGTCCATAAGCATCGTAGTTGTATCTGTGAAGACCTGTCGGTGAAAATCTGAAAAATCGAACTGATTTCACTTTTccataattaaaaacatttttattccagAGAGTTTGTTGCATTGTTATATTTTCTAAGTGCAATATTTTCAGAGTacctataatattttttatttatatgtaatagtttgtgctaaagaaattattgtaatatatttaaatcgaTGTTCAACTACGatagttaaataattttattattaaatttacgtTCAGCAAACAGATTTTTcagtatgtattatatgtagttGGAAAAATAGCTGAACGATACAAAGGCAAACGACATACTCTACTTGCTCCTCTGTCAATCAGTAAGTGTGtaaataatcaataatttcCAATATGCGTGccctattttaaaaattctgtcACTAGAATGGTTCTATCAACTTTATGTAGGGCAAATAAACCTGCATTCTTTCCGCTTGCCAAGTTTCCAACCACCAATGATACGTAGATTCTTTTTCTACAGACCTGACATTGGACGTAGCCAATAAATTCACGTCCGCTGGATGTTTGGGTTTGTACTGATAAAACGGATCTTCGTTTAGCGGATAAGGTGGAGTTTCATCTTCTTCCGATCTATCGCTGTTGGACATCATCTCCCCTGCTCCAGGATACAAATCGTATTTCTTTGGATTCACGTACACGCCAGTGAACTTGATGCCTCGATTTGATAAGTCAGCGTCGTTCGTCAGATATTTGATGATATCCTGAATATTTCTAGAGGCGTATGGATATCTGTACTGCGTGAGTTGAGGGTATCTTGGACGTTTAAAGGCAGTTGGTTGTGGTGTCTTCAATTCCCAATGAAAAGGAAGAGGTCGATTCTCCTCTGAACTTCCATCTTCTTCCAACTCTGGGTACTTGTGTCTgtttaagtatatttaaaaatattgcattTAGAAATACTTTTTTCCGCCAATTAGTTCTCAAGTTTCAATTCCAGAGATTTATAcggaatgaaataaaagatttgtaatatataaatgagattgaaatttttattcattagTACTTACGATCCTACGATGTACGTAATGCGTATTAATAAAGTGAGTGATAATAGAGCTATGTTCGAGGGAAGAAGAAGTGTTGCTGAAGAGTAGAAAGTGTTTCTTGAGGATTTACATACTGTAGGCTGTAATGTTGATTTATTGCCGGCTTGAGGCACAGGCAGGGAACACCGATATAATGAAACTGAGATAATCAGTTCATGTACATTTCCATCGAATACGAATCGTGTGTGTGCGTACGTTACAGAGGATGCTCATTAACTtttaaacgaaggaaaaaatgtGACGAATATAAATACTTGACGGACATTTAAAACCCAGTTACGGGTTTTGTAAGCGTTATGTAACACCGTATTAAAATCTTCGGCTTCGTTCCTGACGATTGAAGCGAAACTCTACGAATATCAGTTCGTTTATGACGTCTTTGATGACTTGAGAAATCGTATCGAACATTTtcattacatatttatattgtcAGGTTACAAAAAAAGTCACGATACaatcatttatttcaataaagagCAACGTAGACAATATTTTACCTTTGTCTCACACGATAAACAATTGCATGATTGTCGAACAATTGTTTCCCTTCTGCCGACTCGTCCACCTTGTTCTCCACCGATTTCAGCACTCTTTTCCTTAGCTTGAAGTTATTCAGGTTCTGAGACTTAAATTCTGCGTCAGCTACTTTCTGATCGGTCGTTTCATCGTAAAGGAACAGATTCCCATCATTGTCTAAACGATCTTGAATGTAAATGGAACTGGTTCTATTCATTTCTGGCGGAACAGTCgagttaaacaattttttcgtAAAGTTCGAAGGTTTCTTAAGAGCATTTTGCAAGATGTACATATGCTTTGTTTCTTGATTCAGTTTGCTGTTCACTGATGAAGCGGATGTAAAgtcgtataaaaatattccgaCCTATAATAGGAGATAGAATAAAATTGTCAAGATTAATTTGcgctaaattttaattaattcatctTTCTCAACTTTTTCTAAACATATAaagcatattttattttatttcgtgaaattaattttagattttttccaatataaaagatattggAAAGTGCACTTCTCAATTCAAACCGAACTGGTATCCTGTTCGCAAGAAAAGACATTTCTTCACTAGATTTCGTTTATACATTAAACCTAAACGAGAACCATTCTCGAGAAGGCACACGTTAATTCGTGTCAAAACACAGTTAACGCCCTATATGTGAAGCACGCAGAAATCTTCTTTGAGACGCTTGGTTCGCCAAGCATGCGAATCTACTGCGGCGAGATCCACGGTGAAATTGTGATTTTTAACTCTGCTACCTGTACCTGTTGCATTAATCATGGGAGAAAACTCGCGAAGTGTAATTGCGCTTATTGTTCGCCACAATTGCGTCTTATTAAGGCGCCGAATGacaaaaactttacttttaACGAAACGTTTGTTATTGCAAAGTTAAACGCTTACTTTCTGTCAGGTTgctttaattttacaattaatcacATTTTGAATCAGTTATAAAGAGatcgcggatgtttatgcaatttcaaACTTGTATAAACATAACTAAAGAAATGAAACTAAATAGGAACTCGTTTTACCcactaaatattctaataattattctttagatttttgcatatttaaataCACTTAtgaatgcataaacattcataatctaattataaaacaaatttcgaattaaataaaaacataaaaatcaaCTTTCTATTAAAACAATTAGAAAATCACGTTTCTTACGTCGCAATGAATCCAATTCCTGGTATGAATGCATTAAgtattatttattgatatatcGTTCGCGCATAGTTTGGTACTCATTAAAAAATCATCGTAAGTGTTACAGCTATGCAGACAGTAGCGTTCGAACGCGGTAGAACGTAATGCACTGTTAATGATCGATACGTAATGTTTCTCGATCACGCAGGCTGAGTCATTGAACTTACTCGATGTGGCAGTAGGTACACGAAACGATTCCTTGTGAGATGAATAGCTTTTGTAAGGAGACCGCGTAAAAGAAACCAATACTCTTTAAAGTACATAACACGATATATAGGTGAGCAGTGTGTTACTGTTTGCATAGCGAGTATATGTAATAATAGTAATGAATACATGTAAGTTATAATGTTTGAGTTTATACGATAACTCGTTTAATTGAGGATGCAACATTTTTTTGAAAAgaggaaacaaagaaaaatgattGATGGTAAAAACTTAGAGACTTAATTCTTTCAGGAATGAATGTTATTTGGACTGTGGAAAAAATTCttcttttcaattattaataatcttcaACATAATAATCTTAGCAATAAGACATTTGTTCTGTTGCTTTTGCAAAGGAAatctaatatattaaaaatgggACTATATTGAgagttaaataaatttaaaattataaaatttcacatGTGAAATAGTTAAGAGGACTGATGAGAGAACTAAGTACTGAAAAGATTTTTATTGATGCTATGGTTGGATACTTACTAATGCCACTGCCACTACCACCATAACTCCAATTACAAATTTCCTCGTAATAGAACTGTATCGACTTCTATAGTATCGATCACCGTGATCGGAATAAAGTCCAAGCTGAGACGTATTAATTACAGTTCTTCTTCCCGTTTCCAGCATCTTTTGATTATTCGCATGACATTTTCGAGATGGATCGATCGATCTTTCGTACACTCAGGGATTTTTTTACCACATGATTACGATCTTTATCAATATAAAGTGgacataatacaaatataaataaagcatAACaagtagatttaaaaaaatattagtaTTCCAATATCAACGATATAACAATCGAAATGGTAATTAAAATGAGCACGATCTTCAATCAAACAATCGAagtattgtttaaaaatttctaataacAAATAGTTTTGCAAATCCTGTGTCGCAAGAACACGAGACGGTATTCTTTCGAAGTTCCATATACAACTAACGAGCACTCATTTCTCGCAACGGAGTTTTCACTGTTTGAATTCTATCATGAACGTAGAAAATTTCTTTGTTCGTGGGGGAGGCTTGTTATGGTAGTAGGAGATAGGTTATGGACTACTTACTACGCAAGGAGATTCGAGTTAAATATTATTGCACGATACTGCAAGAGAATGCCAATGTCACGGTGTCATGTTGGCTGGTTAAGCAAATCAACTATTATCGTCATTCTGTCATGGTTCACGCGGAAGGAAAGTCATTGTAATTACCGTACCTTGTAACGGAAATTTGCGTGATGTAAAATAACTCTCGATTGATTGCAGCAGCAAACTATTTTCGATTTATAGTGTTTGTTCAAGCCAGTCGCGTTATTCTGAATTCTCGAATGCATTTCATAATCATGAGTTAATATTCACGAGAGAAGAGGATGTTGTAGGCGAAAAGGTGATTCTCAAGACCCTCTGGCAAATCAGGTGTACCTTACTTTCAATCTTTCGAAAATGTTACATCGAGATGATCAAGTAATATGAcagaagtatttatcatatgtCACGACTGGTTGCTatcttctatatattttaattttgtgaaATGAGACACGATACGACATctattcttttatataaattttttatttcttttgtaatatGCGTGTGTCAGATGTACAAAGTTATGTGCATCCATTTTATCTTATATTCACTGTATTTTACTTACACAAATGTAACACAGCATCATCAGCTTTTTAAATCAATTATTATCATTCCAATCATTTCATTAGAAGCTACTTTACGACTTTGTTCGAAACATTCGTTACACTTACAATAATTACCATTCTAATTAAACGTATACAGTACAAGTTActggatataatatatacagcAAACCTGTCATATCGTTTTCACCCATTTTTCGATTACAGATTGCTTATCATTTCCTATGGTGATCCATAAATAGCTTTGTATactatacatttaaaaattacaaaaaaggGGGCAAAAACATTGCCCGTCCTCATCGAACGAAGGGTGGTAATTCCAGTGGATTCTCTGGTACATCGTAGAAATAACCGATAGGCCTCTTCGTGGTTGGTGGTAAAGTTGGTGGTGGAGCTGGTCTACCAGTTGGTGGGGCAGTATAGATAGTCGATGTTGGCACGAGAGTGTAATGTGGAGTTGGTGGAGGCGGTGGAGTTACCGTAACACGTGGCGTAGTGGGAGAAGAGGGTGGGAGGTATGGCGGAGGTCGCGTACTTGGTACTGTTGGTGGGAATGAACTTGGCGTTGTGTGAGCAGTGGTATATCTTGGAGTAGTCTTTGAAGTAGTTTGATCGTCTGGAGGTAAGTACGGGTCGCCATGCGTTGATGGTTTAGAGTAAGGCGGTGGTGTAGTCTTTGTTGGAGGAAGGTATGGCGGCGAAGTTGGAGGAAGGTATGGCGGGGGAGTTGGAGGCTTTGGTGGTTGTGGAGAAGTTGAAGGTCTTGGTGGTAAATATGGTGGTGCAGTTGAAGGCTTTGGTGGTTGTGAAGGAGTTGAAGGTCTTGGTGGTAAATATGACGTCGGAGTTGGAGGCTTTGGTGGTTGTGGAGAAGTTGAAGGTCTTGGTGGTAAATATGGTGGTGGAGTTGAAGGCCTAGGTGGCGGAGTTGGAGGTACATATGGTGGTGGAGTTGGTGGTCTTGGTGGTTGTGGAGGAGATGGAGGTACATATGGTGGTGGAGTTGGTGGTCTTGGTGGTCGTGGAGGAGATGGAGGTACATATGGTGGTGGAGTTGGAGGCCTTGGTGGTTGTGGGGGAGATGGCGGTACATATGGTGGTGGAGGTGGAGTTCTTGGTGGTTGTGGAGGAGATGGAGGTACATATGGTGGTGGAGTTGGAGGTCTTGGTGGCTTTGGAGGAGACGGGGGTAAATATGGTGGTGGAGTTGGAGGCCTAGGTGGCGGAGTTGGAGGTACATATGGTGGTGGAGTTGGTGGTCTTGGTGGTTGTGGAGGAGATGGAGGTACATATGGTGGTGGAGTTGGAGGTCTTGGTGGTTGTGGAGGAGATGGAGGTACATATGGTGGTGGAGTTGGTGGTCTTGGTGGTTGTGGAGGAGATGGAGGTACATATGGTGGTGGAGTTGGAGGTCTTGGTGGTTGTGGAGGAGATGGAGGTACATATGGTGGTGGAGTTGGTGGTCTTGGTGGTTGTGGAGGAGATGGAGGTACATATGGTGGTGGAGTTGGAGGTCTTGGTGGCGGAGTTGGAGGTACATATGGTGGTGGAGTTGGTGGTCTTGGTGGTTGTGGAGGAGATGGAGGTACATATGGTGGTGGAGTTGGTGGTCTTGGTGGTCGTGGAGGAGATGGAGGTACATATGGTGGTGGAGTTGGAGGCCTTGGTGGTTGTGGGGGAGATGGCGGTACATATGGTGGTGGAGTGGGAGGCCTTGGTGGCTGTGGCGGAAGCGGTGGTCTTGTTGGAGGCGTAGGTGGTACGGGTGGCAGATAGCCCGGTGCTGATGTAGCAGGTGGTCTTGGAGTTTGAGGCGGCCGTGGGGATGAAGGAGTTCTTGGTGTTTGTGGCGGTCGTGGAGGGAAAGGTGGTGGTGTCACGGGTGGTCGTGGTGGAGAAGGTCTTGGCGTTTGTGGTGGTTGCGGTGGAGAAGGTAGTGGCGGTGCTGGTGTTTTTGGAGGTTGTGGTCCAGGTGGTGGTGTTCTTGGTGGTTGTGTTGAAGGTCTTGGCGGTGGATATGTAAATGGATGTGATGGTGTTTGATAAGTATAACCAGTTGGTGGCGGTCCAGGAGGTGGCGTTCTTGGTGGTTGTGTTGAAGGCCGTGATGGTGTAGGAGGTGGATATGTAAATGGGTGTGGTGGTGTTTTATAAGTGTAACCAGTTGGTGGAGTTCTTGGTGTTTGTGGTGGAGATGGAGATACATATGGTGGTGGAGTTGGAGGACGTGGTGTTTGTGGTGAGAAAGGTGGAGGCGGTGCTGGGGTTCTGGGTGGTTGAGGGCGTGTAGACGGTCGTTGAGGCGG is drawn from Bombus terrestris chromosome 12, iyBomTerr1.2, whole genome shotgun sequence and contains these coding sequences:
- the LOC100646431 gene encoding uncharacterized protein LOC100646431 — encoded protein: MLETGRRTVINTSQLGLYSDHGDRYYRSRYSSITRKFVIGVMVVVAVALVGIFLYDFTSASSVNSKLNQETKHMYILQNALKKPSNFTKKLFNSTVPPEMNRTSSIYIQDRLDNDGNLFLYDETTDQKVADAEFKSQNLNNFKLRKRVLKSVENKVDESAEGKQLFDNHAIVYRVRQRHKYPELEEDGSSEENRPLPFHWELKTPQPTAFKRPRYPQLTQYRYPYASRNIQDIIKYLTNDADLSNRGIKFTGVYVNPKKYDLYPGAGEMMSNSDRSEEDETPPYPLNEDPFYQYKPKHPADVNLLATSNVRFSPTGLHRYNYDAYGRPSNYYKPTSIESMYENPASYPSNYGKKRKPQPFSVMLDIYPITDITEQNKKANRPKQVPMDDYELRRPIQYNRGLKFHSPLPQSLMGMSTHNQAMTDEEERQQMIFHLNLYPRKKSKMSRYDIIHRSESMAPEDRQQFVDKVWSPLETIAKHLAVEQSKFMDQDNERSNLAATRYQETFLDNKDEIKILQKTNDFSRLGENENPDETITVPPNHKSSIEEDYASTEKYEFEAQKIVGTTTESELNECNTTVISKEIKINKTETIDNSKDIDTVEGFKQFNDSVS
- the LOC100649225 gene encoding vegetative cell wall protein gp1 isoform X3; the encoded protein is MRILWIATIVAVLSTYHAQASSEKSKRAIASNGGYIYEPPNEIFTLPPRPTKSPPSKTTGYYYKTPSRPYTPPQTTSYVPPRIDRPTTTPGFSPRPTLPPQTPTIGTSPGYNYPTPENPFTLPPQRPSTRPQPPRTPAPPPPFSPQTPRPPTPPPYVSPSPPQTPRTPPTGYTYKTPPHPFTYPPPTPSRPSTQPPRTPPPGPPPTGYTYQTPSHPFTYPPPRPSTQPPRTPPPGPQPPKTPAPPLPSPPQPPQTPRPSPPRPPVTPPPFPPRPPQTPRTPSSPRPPQTPRPPATSAPGYLPPVPPTPPTRPPLPPQPPRPPTPPPYVPPSPPQPPRPPTPPPYVPPSPPRPPRPPTPPPYVPPSPPQPPRPPTPPPYVPPTPPPRPPTPPPYVPPSPPQPPRPPTPPPYVPPSPPQPPRPPTPPPYVPPSPPQPPRPPTPPPYVPPSPPQPPRPPTPPPYVPPSPPQPPRPPTPPPYVPPTPPPRPPTPPPYLPPRPSTPPPYLPPRPSTSPQPPKPPTPTSYLPPRPSTPSQPPKPSTAPPYLPPRPSTSPQPPKPPTPPPYLPPTSPPYLPPTKTTPPPYSKPSTHGDPYLPPDDQTTSKTTPRYTTAHTTPSSFPPTVPSTRPPPYLPPSSPTTPRVTVTPPPPPTPHYTLVPTSTIYTAPPTGRPAPPPTLPPTTKRPIGYFYDVPENPLELPPFVR
- the LOC100649225 gene encoding vegetative cell wall protein gp1 isoform X2, coding for MRILWIATIVAVLSTYHAQASSEKSKRAIASNGGYIYEPPNEIFTLPPRPTLRPPTAVTHGYPTSHSSSSTLHPVTTAPYTYPTPQKFTTSRTPSYSYPTPSQPTKSPPSKTTGYYYKTPSRPYTPPQTTSYVPPRIDRPTTTPGFSPRPTLPPQTPTIGTSPGYNYPTPENPFTLPPQRPSTRPQPPRTPAPPPPFSPQTPRPPTPPPYVSPSPPQTPRTPPTGYTYKTPPHPFTYPPPTPSRPSTQPPRTPPPGPPPTGYTYQTPSHPFTYPPPRPSTQPPRTPPPGPQPPKTPAPPLPSPPQPPQTPRPSPPRPPVTPPPFPPRPPQTPRTPSSPRPPQTPRPPATSAPGYLPPVPPTPPTRPPLPPQPPRPPTPPPYVPPSPPQPPRPPTPPPYVPPSPPRPPRPPTPPPYVPPSPPQPPRPPTPPPYVPPTPPPRPPTPPPYVPPSPPQPPRPPTPPPYVPPSPPQPPRPPTPPPYVPPSPPQPPRPPTPPPYVPPSPPQPPRPPTPPPYVPPSPPQPPRPPTPPPYVPPTPPPRPPTPPPYLPPKPSTAPPYLPPRPSTSPQPPKPPTPPPYLPPTSPPYLPPTKTTPPPYSKPSTHGDPYLPPDDQTTSKTTPRYTTAHTTPSSFPPTVPSTRPPPYLPPSSPTTPRVTVTPPPPPTPHYTLVPTSTIYTAPPTGRPAPPPTLPPTTKRPIGYFYDVPENPLELPPFVR
- the LOC100649225 gene encoding basic proline-rich protein isoform X1, producing the protein MRILWIATIVAVLSTYHAQASSEKSKRAIASNGGYIYEPPNEIFTLPPRPTLRPPTAVTHGYPTSHSSSSTLHPVTTAPYTYPTPQKFTTSRTPSYSYPTPSQPTKSPPSKTTGYYYKTPSRPYTPPQTTSYVPPRIDRPTTTPGFSPRPTLPPQTPTIGTSPGYNYPTPENPFTLPPQRPSTRPQPPRTPAPPPPFSPQTPRPPTPPPYVSPSPPQTPRTPPTGYTYKTPPHPFTYPPPTPSRPSTQPPRTPPPGPPPTGYTYQTPSHPFTYPPPRPSTQPPRTPPPGPQPPKTPAPPLPSPPQPPQTPRPSPPRPPVTPPPFPPRPPQTPRTPSSPRPPQTPRPPATSAPGYLPPVPPTPPTRPPLPPQPPRPPTPPPYVPPSPPQPPRPPTPPPYVPPSPPRPPRPPTPPPYVPPSPPQPPRPPTPPPYVPPTPPPRPPTPPPYVPPSPPQPPRPPTPPPYVPPSPPQPPRPPTPPPYVPPSPPQPPRPPTPPPYVPPSPPQPPRPPTPPPYVPPSPPQPPRPPTPPPYVPPTPPPRPPTPPPYLPPRPSTPPPYLPPRPSTSPQPPKPPTPTSYLPPRPSTPSQPPKPSTAPPYLPPRPSTSPQPPKPPTPPPYLPPTSPPYLPPTKTTPPPYSKPSTHGDPYLPPDDQTTSKTTPRYTTAHTTPSSFPPTVPSTRPPPYLPPSSPTTPRVTVTPPPPPTPHYTLVPTSTIYTAPPTGRPAPPPTLPPTTKRPIGYFYDVPENPLELPPFVR